The following are encoded in a window of Sphaerisporangium siamense genomic DNA:
- a CDS encoding VOC family protein, whose product MDIDYAAIEATRDRIRERHLHARRPESSARGLHHFALICSDVERTVAFYQDLLEFPLTEIFENRDYKGSSHFFFDIGNGNLLAFFDLPGLDLEPYKEVLGGLHHIAISVERGTWERLRGKLDDAAVPYQLESDASIYFRDPDGARLELLADPLGEMYGTRVL is encoded by the coding sequence ATGGACATCGACTACGCGGCCATCGAGGCGACCCGCGACCGGATCCGCGAACGGCACCTCCACGCGCGGCGGCCCGAGAGCAGCGCGCGTGGCCTGCACCACTTCGCGCTCATCTGCTCCGACGTCGAGCGCACCGTCGCCTTCTACCAGGACCTGCTGGAGTTCCCGCTGACCGAGATCTTCGAGAACCGGGACTACAAAGGGTCGAGCCACTTCTTCTTCGACATCGGCAACGGCAACCTGCTCGCCTTCTTCGACCTCCCCGGGCTCGACCTGGAGCCCTACAAGGAGGTGCTCGGCGGCCTGCACCACATCGCGATCTCCGTGGAGCGCGGCACGTGGGAGAGGCTCCGCGGCAAGCTGGACGACGCCGCCGTCCCGTACCAACTGGAGAGCGACGCCTCCATCTACTTCCGCGACCCCGACGGGGCCCGGCTGGAACTGCTGGCCGATCCTCTCGGCGAGATGTACGGCACCCGCGTCCTGTGA
- a CDS encoding DUF3046 domain-containing protein: MRLTDFWNRMNRHFGERYAESWARDYVIAELGGRTVIQALDDGISAKEVWRAVCGVTEVDSRLR; the protein is encoded by the coding sequence ATGCGCTTGACGGACTTCTGGAACCGGATGAACCGCCACTTCGGTGAGAGATACGCCGAGTCCTGGGCGCGTGACTACGTGATCGCCGAGCTCGGAGGCCGTACGGTGATCCAGGCCCTGGACGACGGCATCTCGGCCAAAGAGGTCTGGCGCGCCGTCTGCGGCGTCACCGAGGTGGACTCCCGTCTTCGCTGA
- the recA gene encoding recombinase RecA encodes MAANDREKALETALAQIERQFGKGSVMRLGDDARAPIEVIPTGAIALDVALGIGGYPRGRIVEIYGPESSGKTTVSLHAVANAQRAGGIAAFIDAEHALDPEYARKLGVDTDALLVSQPDTGEQALEIADMLIRSGAIDLLVIDSVAALVPKAEIEGEMGDSHVGLQARLMSQALRKVAGALNNTGTTAIFINQLREKIGVMFGSPETTTGGKALKFYASVRLDVRRIETLKDGTEPVGNRTRVKVVKNKMAPPFRQADFDILYGIGISREGGLIDMGVEHGFVRKAGAWYTYEGDQLGQGKENARNFLKNNPDIANEIEKKIKEKLGVGPRLDTPAEAPAVPPVAAPSARAAAGATAGSAPTGRGAKAPKPGDV; translated from the coding sequence ATGGCAGCCAACGACCGCGAGAAGGCCCTTGAGACTGCTCTCGCTCAGATCGAGCGGCAGTTCGGCAAGGGCTCTGTCATGCGCCTCGGCGATGACGCACGAGCCCCCATCGAGGTGATCCCCACCGGGGCCATCGCCCTCGACGTCGCGCTCGGCATCGGCGGCTACCCCCGCGGCCGCATCGTCGAGATCTACGGCCCCGAGTCCAGCGGTAAGACCACCGTCTCGCTCCACGCCGTCGCGAACGCCCAGCGGGCCGGCGGCATCGCCGCCTTCATCGACGCCGAGCACGCCCTCGACCCCGAGTACGCCAGGAAGCTCGGCGTCGACACCGACGCGCTGCTGGTCTCCCAGCCCGACACCGGTGAGCAGGCGCTCGAGATCGCCGACATGCTGATCCGCTCGGGCGCCATCGACCTGCTGGTCATCGACTCGGTCGCGGCCCTCGTGCCGAAGGCCGAGATCGAGGGCGAGATGGGCGACAGCCACGTCGGCCTGCAGGCCCGCCTGATGTCCCAGGCCCTGCGCAAGGTCGCCGGCGCGCTCAACAACACCGGCACCACCGCCATCTTCATCAACCAGCTCCGCGAGAAGATCGGCGTCATGTTCGGCTCGCCCGAGACCACGACGGGCGGCAAGGCGCTGAAGTTCTACGCCTCCGTCCGGCTGGACGTCCGCCGCATCGAGACCCTGAAGGACGGCACCGAGCCCGTCGGCAACCGCACCCGCGTCAAGGTCGTCAAGAACAAGATGGCCCCGCCCTTCCGCCAGGCCGACTTCGACATCCTGTACGGCATCGGCATCTCCCGCGAGGGCGGCCTGATCGACATGGGCGTCGAGCACGGCTTCGTCCGCAAGGCCGGCGCCTGGTACACCTACGAGGGCGACCAGCTCGGGCAGGGCAAGGAGAACGCCCGCAACTTCCTGAAGAACAACCCCGACATCGCCAACGAGATCGAGAAGAAGATCAAGGAGAAGCTCGGCGTCGGGCCGCGTCTCGACACTCCGGCCGAGGCTCCCGCGGTGCCGCCCGTCGCCGCTCCGTCCGCGCGCGCCGCCGCGGGCGCCACGGCGGGCTCGGCCCCCACCGGTCGCGGTGCCAAGGCCCCCAAGCCGGGTGACGTCTGA